The DNA segment GAGTTCACCATTGTTCCTGGTCGAGTCTTTGGAGCTCTGCCGCAGACGCTCTTCCAACTGAAGAACCTCCGTTTTCTTGCTATCAGTCGCAACTTCATCTCCGGTACTCTCCCTGCGAATCTCGGCGAGATTCGGAGTTTGAGGACTCTGGACCTCAGTTTCAATCAACTAACCGGAGAAATTCCTCGCTCCATCGGAACGATTACGGAGTTATCCAATGTCATTCTCTGCCATAATCGCCTCACAGGCACAGTCCCTGTGTTTCCGTACCGTAGCCTTAATCGTCTTGATCTGAAGCACAACAATCTCACCGGACATCTTATACCGGACTCTCTTCCTCCTTCTCTCCAatacctctctctctcatggaACCGCCTGAACGGCCCTGTCTTCCGCCTCCTCAGCCGCCTAAATCAGTTGAACTATCTCGACCTCAGCCTGAACCAGTTCACCGGAACAATTCCAACGCGTATCTTCAGTTTCCCGATCGTTAACCTCCAGTTGCAACGGAACCTCTTCACCGGTCCAGTCCTGCCGGCTGCTCAGGTGGCGATTCCAACCGTCGATCTCAGCT comes from the Cucurbita pepo subsp. pepo cultivar mu-cu-16 unplaced genomic scaffold, ASM280686v2 Cp4.1_scaffold003501, whole genome shotgun sequence genome and includes:
- the LOC111786933 gene encoding probably inactive leucine-rich repeat receptor-like protein kinase IMK2; its protein translation is FTIVPGRVFGALPQTLFQLKNLRFLAISRNFISGTLPANLGEIRSLRTLDLSFNQLTGEIPRSIGTITELSNVILCHNRLTGTVPVFPYRSLNRLDLKHNNLTGHLIPDSLPPSLQYLSLSWNRLNGPVFRLLSRLNQLNYLDLSLNQFTGTIPTRIFSFPIVNLQLQRNLFTGPVLPAAQVAIPTVDLSYNRLSGPISPMFSTVQNLYLNNNHFTGEVPNSLVDRLLAANIQILYLQHNFLTGIEINPTAEIPLSSSLCLQYNCMVPPIQTLCPEKAGNQKTRPTEQCGEWRG